The nucleotide sequence TCCTTGAGGTGGTGAGTATGTTGATCCTTGGCAGAttgtgttggagttgtgtcgaatattgtgtacaaggtaggttacagttggacttgtagttgtattgtgtttacataggatatggagtcgtgtcctaataggacacttgtatcctaggcctctcttatatagtgagggtagacacacgatgtaacctatgccaacataatagcaccggaacgcaggggaagccggcggcatgtgccggtgtccaggacgACCGGGTACGGTATTGTAGCGgtatcatggggaggagcgcccatagtcaggccccggggatgtagccatatcggtgaacctcgctaacaaatctcggtgtcgtgctcgtgtgattgcttggtcgtCGGATGATCagcggtatgcctcggatttattctaacaagtggtatcatgagctaggttattTGGAGGTTAGATTGTTGATTTAGAGGATGTCAACGATTGATCGATGGAGCGGCTGCGAGGGTTGCCAGATGCCTGCGGTGAGATCGAAGTTGCTCGTGGAGGTCAATGGAAAGATcaaaagcagtcaaaacggtgaAAAGCAGTTGCGGGTTTCGATCAAAGCGGTGGTTGACAGCAATCAGAAAAGTTTTCGACGAGTTCGTACAGCAACAGATCTGATCGGCGGCTAGGTCACGCAGCAGGCGCAGCTGCAGCGCTACAGGAGGTAGCGGCTAGGCGGCACGATTGACAGGCGCCGTGCACTGGTGGGCAAGCCGGCCCGTGAGCGGCCCAGGAAGCAGGCCAGCTGAGTTGCAGGCGTGGCACAAGGGAGCCGCTGGGCAAGATGTGTGTGCTGTGCAGGGCCGATTGAAGCAACGCGTGATTTGTTTGAAAAAAAAAATACGGCACAAAGGCTTAGTCAGACCGGGATGCTATCATGAAAGAAATAGAGAAGCTCGTTCAACAGCTACGTACGTGTGGTCAATTAGGAGTTTGGCTTGCTTTGTTAATCTCCTTTGGTGTTCACGCGGGAAGGCTATGAAGGATTGTGCTTTGGGTTTTCTTtgctggtacacttctgtgtatgGATAGCGTTGGTTACGGTGAAGGCTTGAGGAGTCTGGAGCGTGTCGTTGCAGTCGGATAtattcggctgggtcggactggacagtcTGACGGGATCGACACAAGTCGGTTGATACAGAAGACGGTGATGAGATCGGCAACAACAATATAGGagtgtgatgctgatggtgaccggcttctgggcgtggaaacacgtggtgcacatGCTcgaggcttgtgcggcttcgacaagactatggcgcggggttgattcaaggtgatgtacacacggagcttgaagtcgacggggcgtgggggtggactgatcatctatcatggagtcatgttgaaggtggagctggagtctggagGACTTCACTTGGTGCTGATTGAGAGGCTACGGCGTAAGAgctcagagagtcgaagcctattcagcgggaaaagcgagtgacatgcagttcggactggagcccagtggtctgatggaagcgtgaaactcgtcatcggtcggtgatgaccggtggtactctgcagtgggggttgagtggtgtggtttcgcgacccttgagactcgaccgggacagcggaggctcgacgcggtaatagcggcgaggcgtgcggtatgcacgggcatggagacgggccagggctctggtggtcatacatgtggtgagacaactgcgaatttgactcagggtgactataagcaatggtgaaattccttcaagtttcagatagGCAGTCAAGAAAGGAGCAGTGATCTTGagtcaggtaactcttatgtgtgacaaccaatatgtgagttgttccctttcacgcaggtcagtgatcggtgtgtgatggcgttggactgatactctgaaagttgggagcacaaactagagtaacaaggaacttaattttgctcgagtgttgactgtggtcaagaaaaggagggactacaagttgcaggtggagtcatatgaagtttttggagtagcagcggtactcatgggatatactcaagttcaatgtacatggaagtttgacgcattgacgaattcaaggtggtggagaatattcgccaaggtggagtttgttggagttgtgtcgaatattgtgtacaaggtagattacagttggacttgtagttgtattgtgtttacataggatatggagtcgtgtcctaataggacacttgtatcctaggcctctcttatatagcgagggtagacacacgatgtaacctatgccaacataatagcaccggagcgcaggggaagccggcggcatgtgagTGTCcaggcgaccgggtgcggtattgtagcggtatcatggggaggagcgcccatagtcaggccccggggatgtagccatatcggtgaacctcgttaacaaatctcggtgtcgtgctcgtgtgattgcttggtcgtCGGATGATCAACGAtatgcctcgaatttattctaacagaTTGCAGATCATACAGGGGGGAACAACTACTGAATCGGACAACGATAGTAAGAAGCGGCGACTGTTACAGGCTTTGAAGTTGAGTTTATTTGAATCCACCTGAGCCCTTCGAGCTCAATGGGGAAGAGGTGTAGGATGAAAGGTACGAACAAATCACTGATCAAACCCAGCAAACCTGCTACTATTGATATTTCCACAGAAGAAATGTGGTTTGGGCACAGAAAAGCACATACTGGGGACCAAAACAGGAAGACTGAACCgtttgcattactctgtttccctAGGAAAATCGACGAAGTAAGGATGTAACGTACTACAAAGATGTGACCAAGTACAGTTCACGAAGGAATAGATCGACAGCTATAGGTTTAACAGCAGTCAGCCTTGTTCTGGACTCCTGATCAGTATGACAATAGTGCAACATAACACACGCCTAGCACCGAACTGACACAATCCGGCGAGTGAAGCGCATGGATATCCAGTCCCGCATTTCCATGGACCTCCATAACAACCGTATAAGGAAGCTCCGGAAGACGGCTTTTCCAAAAAGGTTTGCTACTTAGTTTCATGGGCTGAACAAAAGCACATTAGGCCTAAAGCCAACTGGCACCTCTTCACCATCGAAAGTGTTTCTTCTACTTCTACAGCGAGTCAAACCACGAATCAAAGTCAGCCGATACATTTGAGGAGCCCGAAGGTGGAGGCGCGTCGGCATTTGAGATGTTCTGTTGCTCCTGTACAGGTGTAGCTTCTTTCTGGTCGCTCAGGCAGAACGGGGTGTCTCCAAGCAAATCATCCACCGAATCATCGATAGATGTTACATCAATCTGCTTGGCATATCTGAAGTCAATGTTGCTTTTGGAGTCAAAAGTTGGGCGAGAAGATAAACTTGATGCAGCAGAACCATCATTCTGGACAGACAAGGATGTCTCTGAAAGCAAGGCATCTAGATCATCATCAACAGGAGAAAGTGCCCGCGATTTGGACGCGGTGCTGCTAGACGTGACTTTCTCATTTGACTCGGTGATCTTCATGCCTACCAAAGCAGAACCACTTCCAAACGACTCGTCTAAGTTGGAGCTGGAAAGGTGAGTTCCATCGAGTGAATTAAGAAGCATATCGAGCTCTTCCTCTGGAGCAACCATCCCAAGCTTCGACTGTTCTCTGTGGCCTGCATTTGGAACAGTGTCTGTGATTCctttgtactcccttcgtcccgaaatttttgtcttaaatttgtctaaatatggatgtatcaagtcatgttttaatATTAGGTACATCCGTgtcatgttttagtattaggtacattcgtatctagacaaatctaagacaagaattttgagacggacaGAGTAGCTTTTATCTTCCTCAGTGTCTGAATGTACAAGTCCGGGACTGATGTTAGATGATGCTGTAACTTCTTCTGTGAAGCATTCTAACTGATGATGTGTTTTCATTTGGTCATCTGAATGAATGTTGCTGGCATTGTCATGACTAACTGCATCTTTCCCAGGCTTTATGTCCTTGAAGTTATGTTGAACCAAGCTGCCTTTAGCATCAGTCTCCAATGTTGTGTCAGGATAATTGACAATAACCCCCTTTGTTGGCAAATCCTTGATCATATGGCCCCCGCAATAGGAGAAGTCAGATGAACAGAAGGATATCAAATCAAGCTGAACAGATTTGAAAGAGGATTAAGCATACAAGCATGTTAACAAAAATGATCTTCATATCACCAACTCAATATCTATAAATTAGGCACATATGAGTCACGGCCCCTGAAATTAGAACCTTACTAGAAGGGCAGTGCGTGCTTTGCTGTGCTGTTTATGTTCTTGAGGTTGTacatgttttttttagaaaaggaggatgacccccggcctctgcatctgggcgatgtatacggccactttattaattattctcacaagaccttacaaagtcatacaacagtaagactaaagccgccgtctaagcaacaaactatcgctacacctatccaattgatgaaggggcgcagatagcctgggcctaatactaaatagacatcgcagccaagcctaacttCTAAGACccgagaccccaacctagccacttgctgggtctggggcacacactggtccggcgtgctctcaaaggccgccgccgccaactgccaccgctccatcttcagaactgtactgatgcatcaaccttgctcggtccagctatcatcgatgccaccacggcgcccaatggcacctcctccctgcgcgcaaacagctgaacacgtcgcagtcgccactgatacacctcagcgc is from Triticum aestivum cultivar Chinese Spring chromosome 1B, IWGSC CS RefSeq v2.1, whole genome shotgun sequence and encodes:
- the LOC123081738 gene encoding uncharacterized protein; its protein translation is MIKDLPTKGVIVNYPDTTLETDAKGSLVQHNFKDIKPGKDAVSHDNASNIHSDDQMKTHHQLECFTEEVTASSNISPGLVHSDTEEDKSYSYKGITDTVPNAGHREQSKLGMVAPEEELDMLLNSLDGTHLSSSNLDESFGSGSALVGMKITESNEKVTSSSTASKSRALSPVDDDLDALLSETSLSVQNDGSAASSLSSRPTFDSKSNIDFRYAKQIDVTSIDDSVDDLLGDTPFCLSDQKEATPVQEQQNISNADAPPPSGSSNVSADFDSWFDSL